From the Osmerus eperlanus chromosome 19, fOsmEpe2.1, whole genome shotgun sequence genome, one window contains:
- the pou2f3 gene encoding POU domain, class 2, transcription factor 3 isoform X1, whose product MSTDIVEQSHHEQTDIEQNGIDFSRQIKTEDMNDSPHSVTSLKTCHLTQGSPVHGGQLSGELPSLHTMQQLVLMPGAHPSSFLLSQTQTNHQALLQQNLLSLPPQSQSGLLQHQPGLALTPQAMSRSGLAGSSMEGHLDMSHLQVPKHMGVSQQDEPSDLEELEQFAKAFKQRRIKLGFTQGDVGLAMGKLYGNDFSQTTISRFEALNLSFKNMCKLKPLLEKWLSDAENSPSDPMSASASLPPLMEGYGRKRKKRTSIETNIKLTLEKRFMDNPKPNSEEITLISDQLSMEKEVVRVWFCNRRQKEKRIYCPVSNSPMKSHNFNSRMQPSCNTLFQASTSRSYSPLASGGVSSSSSPSSPSRGPSPGTLSSATTTLTSQVNQSYSTPGSWYRTWNPASYHH is encoded by the exons ATGAGCACTGACATAGTGGAACAGTCTCACCATGAACAAACAG ACATAGAACAAAATGGCATTGACTTCTCCAGACAA ATCAAGACAGAGGACATGAATGACTCCCCTCACTCAGTCACCTCTCTGAAGACATGTCACCTGACACAAGGCTCACCAGTGCATGGTGGTCAGCTGAGCGGG GAGCTGCCCTCCCTACATACCATGCAGCAACTGGTCCTGATGCCAGGAGCTCACCCATCATCCTTCCTGCTCTCACAGACTCAGACAAACCACCAAG CACTTTTGCAGCAGAACCTCTTGTCCCTGCCGCCCCAGAGTCAGTCAGGCCTCTTGCAGCACCAGCCTGGATTAGCTCTCACACCCCAG GCCATGAGTCGTTCAGGCCTGGCTGGCTCGTCCATGGAGGGCCATCTGGACATGTCCCACCTACAGGTGCCTAAACACATGGGAGTTAGCCAACAGGACGAACCTAGTGACCTGGAGGAATTGGAACAATTTGCCAAGGCCTTCAAACAGAGACGTATTAAACTGGGCTTCACTCAG gGCGATGTAGGTCTGGCTATGGGGAAACTGTATGGGAACGACTTCAGCCAAACGACAATCTCACGTTTCGAGGCCCTGAACCTGAGCTTTAAGAACATGTGCAAACTGAAGCCCTTACTTGAAAAGTGGTTAAGTGATGCAG AGAACTCCCCATCGGATCCTATGAgcgcctctgcctctctccctcccttgatGGAAGGATAtggcaggaagaggaaaaagaggaCGAGTATCGAAACCAACATCAAGCTAACCCTGGAAAAACGCTTCATGGAC AACCCCAAGCCCAACTCAGAAGAGATCACTCTGATCTCAGACCAACTGTCCATGGAGAAAGAGGTGGTCCGTGTCTGGTTCTGTAAccgcagacagaaagagaaaagaatcTACTGCCCTGTGTCCAACTCACCTATGAAGTCTCATAACTTCAACTCCAGAATG CAGCCATCATGTAACACACTATTTCAGGCGTCCACATCCAGATCATACAGCCCTCTTGCTTCAGGGGGAG TATCGTCCAGTTCCTCTCCCAGTAGTCCCAGTCGCGGGCCTTCCCCAGGCACTCTCTCTTCCGCCACCACTACTCTGACCTCCCAGGTCAACCAGTCCTACAGCACTCCAGG GTCATGGTATCGAACATGGAACCCAGCATCCTATCACCACTGA
- the pou2f3 gene encoding POU domain, class 2, transcription factor 3 isoform X2, with amino-acid sequence MSTDIVEQSHHEQTDIEQNGIDFSRQIKTEDMNDSPHSVTSLKTCHLTQGSPVHGGQLSGELPSLHTMQQLVLMPGAHPSSFLLSQTQTNHQALLQQNLLSLPPQSQSGLLQHQPGLALTPQAMSRSGLAGSSMEGHLDMSHLQVPKHMGVSQQDEPSDLEELEQFAKAFKQRRIKLGFTQGDVGLAMGKLYGNDFSQTTISRFEALNLSFKNMCKLKPLLEKWLSDAENSPSDPMSASASLPPLMEGYGRKRKKRTSIETNIKLTLEKRFMDNPKPNSEEITLISDQLSMEKEVVRVWFCNRRQKEKRIYCPVSNSPMKSHNFNSRMPSCNTLFQASTSRSYSPLASGGVSSSSSPSSPSRGPSPGTLSSATTTLTSQVNQSYSTPGSWYRTWNPASYHH; translated from the exons ATGAGCACTGACATAGTGGAACAGTCTCACCATGAACAAACAG ACATAGAACAAAATGGCATTGACTTCTCCAGACAA ATCAAGACAGAGGACATGAATGACTCCCCTCACTCAGTCACCTCTCTGAAGACATGTCACCTGACACAAGGCTCACCAGTGCATGGTGGTCAGCTGAGCGGG GAGCTGCCCTCCCTACATACCATGCAGCAACTGGTCCTGATGCCAGGAGCTCACCCATCATCCTTCCTGCTCTCACAGACTCAGACAAACCACCAAG CACTTTTGCAGCAGAACCTCTTGTCCCTGCCGCCCCAGAGTCAGTCAGGCCTCTTGCAGCACCAGCCTGGATTAGCTCTCACACCCCAG GCCATGAGTCGTTCAGGCCTGGCTGGCTCGTCCATGGAGGGCCATCTGGACATGTCCCACCTACAGGTGCCTAAACACATGGGAGTTAGCCAACAGGACGAACCTAGTGACCTGGAGGAATTGGAACAATTTGCCAAGGCCTTCAAACAGAGACGTATTAAACTGGGCTTCACTCAG gGCGATGTAGGTCTGGCTATGGGGAAACTGTATGGGAACGACTTCAGCCAAACGACAATCTCACGTTTCGAGGCCCTGAACCTGAGCTTTAAGAACATGTGCAAACTGAAGCCCTTACTTGAAAAGTGGTTAAGTGATGCAG AGAACTCCCCATCGGATCCTATGAgcgcctctgcctctctccctcccttgatGGAAGGATAtggcaggaagaggaaaaagaggaCGAGTATCGAAACCAACATCAAGCTAACCCTGGAAAAACGCTTCATGGAC AACCCCAAGCCCAACTCAGAAGAGATCACTCTGATCTCAGACCAACTGTCCATGGAGAAAGAGGTGGTCCGTGTCTGGTTCTGTAAccgcagacagaaagagaaaagaatcTACTGCCCTGTGTCCAACTCACCTATGAAGTCTCATAACTTCAACTCCAGAATG CCATCATGTAACACACTATTTCAGGCGTCCACATCCAGATCATACAGCCCTCTTGCTTCAGGGGGAG TATCGTCCAGTTCCTCTCCCAGTAGTCCCAGTCGCGGGCCTTCCCCAGGCACTCTCTCTTCCGCCACCACTACTCTGACCTCCCAGGTCAACCAGTCCTACAGCACTCCAGG GTCATGGTATCGAACATGGAACCCAGCATCCTATCACCACTGA
- the pou2f3 gene encoding POU domain, class 2, transcription factor 3 isoform X3, whose product MSTDIVEQSHHEQTDIEQNGIDFSRQIKTEDMNDSPHSVTSLKTCHLTQGSPVHGGQLSGELPSLHTMQQLVLMPGAHPSSFLLSQTQTNHQALLQQNLLSLPPQSQSGLLQHQPGLALTPQAMSRSGLAGSSMEGHLDMSHLQVPKHMGVSQQDEPSDLEELEQFAKAFKQRRIKLGFTQGDVGLAMGKLYGNDFSQTTISRFEALNLSFKNMCKLKPLLEKWLSDAENSPSDPMSASASLPPLMEGYGRKRKKRTSIETNIKLTLEKRFMDNPKPNSEEITLISDQLSMEKEVVRVWFCNRRQKEKRIYCPVSNSPMKSHNFNSRMASTSRSYSPLASGGVSSSSSPSSPSRGPSPGTLSSATTTLTSQVNQSYSTPGSWYRTWNPASYHH is encoded by the exons ATGAGCACTGACATAGTGGAACAGTCTCACCATGAACAAACAG ACATAGAACAAAATGGCATTGACTTCTCCAGACAA ATCAAGACAGAGGACATGAATGACTCCCCTCACTCAGTCACCTCTCTGAAGACATGTCACCTGACACAAGGCTCACCAGTGCATGGTGGTCAGCTGAGCGGG GAGCTGCCCTCCCTACATACCATGCAGCAACTGGTCCTGATGCCAGGAGCTCACCCATCATCCTTCCTGCTCTCACAGACTCAGACAAACCACCAAG CACTTTTGCAGCAGAACCTCTTGTCCCTGCCGCCCCAGAGTCAGTCAGGCCTCTTGCAGCACCAGCCTGGATTAGCTCTCACACCCCAG GCCATGAGTCGTTCAGGCCTGGCTGGCTCGTCCATGGAGGGCCATCTGGACATGTCCCACCTACAGGTGCCTAAACACATGGGAGTTAGCCAACAGGACGAACCTAGTGACCTGGAGGAATTGGAACAATTTGCCAAGGCCTTCAAACAGAGACGTATTAAACTGGGCTTCACTCAG gGCGATGTAGGTCTGGCTATGGGGAAACTGTATGGGAACGACTTCAGCCAAACGACAATCTCACGTTTCGAGGCCCTGAACCTGAGCTTTAAGAACATGTGCAAACTGAAGCCCTTACTTGAAAAGTGGTTAAGTGATGCAG AGAACTCCCCATCGGATCCTATGAgcgcctctgcctctctccctcccttgatGGAAGGATAtggcaggaagaggaaaaagaggaCGAGTATCGAAACCAACATCAAGCTAACCCTGGAAAAACGCTTCATGGAC AACCCCAAGCCCAACTCAGAAGAGATCACTCTGATCTCAGACCAACTGTCCATGGAGAAAGAGGTGGTCCGTGTCTGGTTCTGTAAccgcagacagaaagagaaaagaatcTACTGCCCTGTGTCCAACTCACCTATGAAGTCTCATAACTTCAACTCCAGAATG GCGTCCACATCCAGATCATACAGCCCTCTTGCTTCAGGGGGAG TATCGTCCAGTTCCTCTCCCAGTAGTCCCAGTCGCGGGCCTTCCCCAGGCACTCTCTCTTCCGCCACCACTACTCTGACCTCCCAGGTCAACCAGTCCTACAGCACTCCAGG GTCATGGTATCGAACATGGAACCCAGCATCCTATCACCACTGA